One stretch of Caldinitratiruptor microaerophilus DNA includes these proteins:
- a CDS encoding IS110 family RNA-guided transposase, with amino-acid sequence MAVGIDPAKRAHQAVAVLYPDHVMLTRTLRNRIEDIERLDDDVQALAAEHQAEVVYGLEDHRRYGEALLQVLQARGRRVTVVNPLWTHRQKDFYGQDKDDVIDARAIAAVVLRRGQRLPDATDAHEETAALREAERTLQDLSERFTRAMNRLHLQLSMVYLDTYETFFSDIKGPWAWRFFARFPYPQTLNGLTAPELAEVLRELAGGRVGPRSREASRQALEQQASRILEATCRLREQPATVVHRLRAELIGQLCGELLQIHESKGRLKHLLDDELLPAPGRSLMAMCGVGITLAATVVSQIGDIRRFPSRHAFAKYNGTAPAARSSGGRVRHAARKSSNHRLKRAMWLMALAAVRHDPLARAFYDRCRARGLSKLESLKRVARRMSDIVYTVLRSGQPYDRARVEASIRRRAEQTAQEPGRGRTPVVDEASKRYRAPAPTP; translated from the coding sequence TTGGCGGTCGGCATTGATCCGGCGAAACGGGCCCACCAGGCTGTAGCGGTGCTCTACCCCGACCACGTGATGCTCACCCGCACGCTGCGAAACCGGATCGAGGACATCGAGCGTCTCGACGACGACGTCCAGGCTCTGGCCGCGGAGCACCAGGCCGAGGTGGTCTACGGTCTCGAGGACCACCGGCGGTATGGCGAGGCGCTGCTCCAGGTGCTTCAGGCCCGCGGTCGGCGGGTCACCGTGGTCAACCCCCTGTGGACCCACCGGCAGAAGGACTTCTACGGGCAGGACAAGGACGACGTCATCGACGCACGGGCTATTGCCGCCGTGGTGCTTCGGCGTGGCCAACGCCTCCCGGACGCCACGGACGCCCACGAGGAAACCGCTGCCCTGCGCGAAGCGGAGCGCACGCTCCAGGACCTGTCTGAACGCTTCACGCGGGCGATGAACCGGCTGCACCTGCAGCTCAGCATGGTCTACCTGGACACCTACGAAACCTTCTTCTCCGACATCAAGGGGCCGTGGGCCTGGCGGTTCTTTGCTCGCTTCCCCTACCCCCAGACGCTGAACGGGCTCACGGCACCGGAACTGGCCGAGGTGCTGCGCGAGTTGGCCGGAGGGCGCGTGGGGCCCCGCTCCCGGGAAGCCAGCCGCCAGGCCCTGGAGCAGCAAGCCAGCCGCATCCTGGAGGCCACGTGCCGCCTTCGCGAGCAGCCGGCCACGGTGGTGCACCGCCTGCGGGCGGAGTTGATCGGGCAGCTGTGCGGGGAACTGCTGCAGATCCACGAAAGCAAGGGGCGACTGAAGCATCTGCTCGACGACGAGCTGCTTCCCGCACCCGGCCGATCCCTCATGGCCATGTGCGGAGTTGGGATCACCCTGGCGGCCACCGTCGTCAGTCAGATCGGTGACATCCGCCGCTTCCCCAGCCGGCATGCCTTCGCCAAGTACAACGGCACCGCACCGGCTGCACGCAGCAGCGGGGGGCGGGTCCGGCACGCAGCCCGTAAGAGCTCCAACCACCGTCTCAAGCGCGCGATGTGGCTCATGGCCCTGGCCGCCGTGCGCCACGATCCCCTGGCCAGGGCTTTCTACGACCGTTGCCGGGCTCGCGGCCTCTCGAAGCTGGAGAGCCTCAAGCGTGTCGCTCGTCGCATGTCCGACATCGTGTACACCGTCCTCCGCAGTGGCCAGCCGTACGACCGTGCCCGCGTGGAGGCGAGCATTCGCCGGAGGGCCGAACAGACAGCCCAGGAGCCGGGTCGCGGCCGCACGCCCGTCGTCGACGAGGCATCCAAGCGTTACCGCGCCCCGGCTCCTACACCCTGA
- a CDS encoding PDDEXK family nuclease, translating to MSGRVYVVQADNTLQSMAEEPFSSEDMLQRFLKTYPDLLAGDQMNPIAPRQWLLISRELPVPDSESSGGRWAVDHLFIDQDGIPTLVEVKRSTDTRIRREVVGQMLDYAVNAAVFWSIDQIKAGFEETVRSRGREPAEVLLVFLDALPDRDPEAFWHTVHTNLRAGRLRLVFVADVIPIEVRRIVEFLNEQMADVEVLAVEIRQFVGQGVRALVPTVLGVTAKPGAGAMSVAGRRWDRASFLSVLEQYHPELAPIAGRLLDWIAPLVSFIAWGRGKVYPQWSPTLMLDDGRRCALFYCWAAPNSATIQIPFGTLKDRPPFTDPAKREELRRRLNQIDQVDIPEDGTERYPTFPLAALSTAKAFTEFQTRAIQSRRDGTLLSYRRTSRPRRWRRAKP from the coding sequence ATGAGCGGGCGGGTCTATGTGGTCCAGGCGGACAACACCCTGCAGTCGATGGCCGAGGAGCCGTTCTCCAGTGAGGACATGCTGCAGAGGTTTCTCAAGACGTACCCTGACCTGCTGGCGGGCGATCAGATGAACCCGATCGCACCCCGGCAGTGGCTACTCATCTCCCGCGAGTTGCCCGTACCCGACAGCGAATCGAGCGGCGGGCGCTGGGCCGTCGACCACCTCTTCATCGACCAGGACGGAATCCCCACGCTGGTCGAGGTGAAACGCAGCACCGACACCCGCATCCGGCGGGAGGTCGTCGGCCAGATGCTGGACTACGCGGTGAACGCGGCGGTCTTCTGGTCCATCGACCAGATCAAGGCGGGCTTCGAGGAGACCGTCAGGAGCCGGGGGAGAGAACCGGCGGAGGTACTGCTGGTGTTCCTGGACGCCCTGCCTGACCGTGACCCCGAAGCGTTCTGGCATACGGTACACACGAATCTGAGAGCCGGACGGCTTCGACTGGTGTTCGTGGCCGACGTCATCCCCATCGAAGTCCGGCGGATCGTCGAATTCCTGAACGAACAGATGGCCGACGTCGAGGTGCTGGCCGTCGAGATCCGTCAGTTCGTGGGTCAGGGCGTCCGGGCCCTCGTGCCGACGGTGTTGGGCGTCACCGCAAAGCCGGGTGCGGGAGCCATGTCCGTCGCTGGGCGCCGGTGGGACCGAGCCAGTTTCCTGTCGGTTCTGGAGCAGTATCACCCGGAGCTCGCGCCCATCGCCGGCCGCCTCCTCGACTGGATCGCCCCCTTGGTCTCCTTCATCGCCTGGGGGCGGGGAAAGGTTTACCCCCAGTGGTCTCCCACGCTCATGCTGGACGATGGCCGTCGGTGCGCCCTGTTCTATTGCTGGGCGGCACCCAATAGCGCCACCATCCAGATCCCCTTCGGGACTCTCAAGGACCGTCCGCCGTTCACGGATCCGGCGAAGCGCGAGGAGCTGCGCCGCCGCCTGAATCAGATCGACCAGGTCGACATACCTGAGGACGGGACGGAGCGTTACCCCACCTTCCCGCTCGCAGCCCTGAGCACGGCGAAGGCATTCACGGAGTTCCAGACTCGAGCCATCCAGAGCCGCCGCGACGGAACCCTCCTCTCCTACCGTCGGACCTCTCGCCCAAGGAGGTGGAGGAGAGCCAAGCCCTAG
- a CDS encoding ATP-binding protein: MTDEVVKLKPRLSQRSRLIIALIYLTAGSLLAWVKLGRFPGLGSYDVWFWSGYVVIVVGTLLDAPWYTKPIDALTNAIGSLIAALGLNPDTSVAAGAFAQKFQILGIALSSVGIIIALTAIWYKDSESMRLRYLAFMGTKICAQLGAPSIMFGPIMLSSLIWSFYNQVDTLILMTIVLAVLLFGRPLERGWGFLSEAFGRGPALLRKVGKPLAWNHPGIVEFELDASAAVAPRDVVVICAPGQEAELGIVVDLFVLSDRKWGRTILTGVQLSKTDLRYSVSPGESDVGIFKVNPAQLPEDVRERLGEHPISIRADSFLGLVSDQTDILHLVFDLLTPHPELAEGSLVTTEINNDRVVYQIVNATVKERGLDAQSVRGVLSVEAVKLGKWTDAGPEPVKWVPRPNTPVFLVPPKGAAFDLSTVGVVPRSSVYVRPDINRMVHHNTAIIGVLGAGKSTIAYQIIHRMIREGINVLVIDITDQYSISLSHLFREDENRSRTTKIQMAIAPTVNRVDQSPERGGNIVDFRRALAEEMNSFMDGEDRLWIVNPQHFDVTMQEGRPSGSAAAFRHLSMVEITKHVAEAALTKVQADGLSESARLCIVLEEAHSLVPEFNSAASKQDQEAAVGTARVVMQGRKYGLGFLVVTQRTANVSKSVLNQCHTVVALRNFDLRAQEFLEPYLGPHFVRVLPTLEQHHGIVYGPGFNLQQPLLVKFWDYEEFKNAALEQWGSQILTERGVGEAEVAEENLSLDDEVPF; encoded by the coding sequence ATGACCGATGAGGTGGTAAAGTTGAAACCCCGACTGTCTCAGCGGAGCCGACTAATCATCGCCCTTATCTATCTTACCGCTGGGTCCCTATTGGCGTGGGTCAAGCTAGGGCGATTTCCGGGTCTGGGAAGTTACGACGTGTGGTTTTGGTCTGGCTACGTTGTCATAGTCGTTGGGACGCTCTTGGACGCCCCTTGGTACACAAAGCCAATAGACGCGTTAACGAACGCGATTGGGTCTTTGATCGCCGCGTTAGGGCTAAACCCAGACACATCAGTTGCGGCGGGCGCGTTCGCCCAGAAGTTCCAGATTCTGGGCATTGCACTGTCTAGTGTCGGAATAATCATAGCTCTGACGGCAATATGGTATAAAGACTCGGAAAGCATGCGCCTACGTTACCTAGCGTTTATGGGGACAAAAATATGCGCTCAACTCGGAGCCCCGAGTATCATGTTTGGGCCTATCATGCTTTCTTCACTAATATGGTCATTTTATAATCAGGTGGACACGTTAATTCTGATGACCATCGTCTTGGCGGTACTTCTGTTTGGCAGGCCTCTGGAACGTGGGTGGGGGTTCCTTTCGGAAGCATTCGGGAGGGGACCGGCCCTGTTGAGAAAGGTTGGGAAGCCACTGGCTTGGAACCATCCTGGCATAGTAGAGTTCGAGCTTGACGCGAGCGCTGCTGTGGCCCCCCGGGATGTTGTGGTTATCTGTGCACCCGGTCAGGAAGCTGAACTAGGAATAGTCGTGGACCTTTTCGTGTTGTCGGACAGGAAGTGGGGGAGGACCATTCTCACGGGGGTTCAACTGTCCAAAACGGACCTTCGATACAGTGTCTCTCCGGGAGAGAGTGACGTGGGCATCTTCAAGGTTAACCCCGCTCAGTTGCCGGAGGATGTCCGAGAGAGGTTGGGCGAGCACCCAATCAGTATAAGAGCCGACTCATTTCTGGGGTTGGTAAGCGACCAAACCGATATCCTTCACCTTGTCTTTGATCTGCTAACCCCTCATCCAGAACTGGCGGAGGGATCTCTTGTAACAACAGAAATCAATAACGACCGTGTAGTCTACCAAATTGTAAATGCTACAGTTAAGGAGAGGGGTCTCGATGCACAAAGTGTTCGTGGAGTACTATCAGTTGAAGCAGTGAAACTCGGAAAGTGGACTGATGCTGGCCCTGAGCCGGTGAAGTGGGTTCCAAGACCTAATACACCTGTCTTCCTCGTACCACCCAAGGGTGCGGCTTTTGACCTTTCCACAGTCGGAGTCGTACCTCGTAGCAGCGTTTACGTCCGCCCGGATATAAATAGAATGGTACATCACAACACCGCGATCATTGGGGTTCTTGGTGCTGGAAAGTCTACGATTGCATACCAGATCATTCATCGGATGATTCGCGAGGGTATAAACGTACTCGTGATTGATATTACCGACCAATACTCGATTTCGCTTAGCCATCTGTTCCGCGAGGACGAAAACAGAAGCAGGACAACGAAGATTCAGATGGCAATTGCCCCCACAGTCAACCGTGTGGACCAGAGCCCTGAGCGCGGAGGAAACATAGTGGATTTCAGGCGGGCGCTGGCCGAGGAAATGAATAGTTTCATGGATGGCGAAGACCGTCTGTGGATCGTAAACCCCCAGCATTTTGATGTTACGATGCAGGAGGGACGACCTTCCGGTAGTGCTGCCGCTTTCCGCCATCTGAGTATGGTAGAGATAACAAAACACGTTGCGGAAGCGGCTCTCACAAAGGTACAAGCGGATGGCCTCTCGGAGAGTGCTAGACTGTGCATCGTGTTGGAGGAGGCGCATAGTCTCGTCCCGGAGTTCAATTCGGCTGCCAGCAAACAGGATCAGGAAGCCGCGGTTGGGACGGCCCGCGTAGTTATGCAGGGTCGCAAATACGGGCTTGGTTTCCTGGTCGTAACGCAACGTACGGCTAACGTATCAAAGAGTGTTCTTAACCAGTGTCACACGGTTGTGGCCCTACGGAACTTTGATCTCAGGGCGCAGGAATTCCTGGAGCCATACCTAGGCCCCCATTTCGTCAGAGTCCTCCCTACCCTGGAGCAGCATCATGGGATTGTCTATGGCCCCGGCTTTAACCTCCAGCAGCCGCTGCTGGTCAAGTTCTGGGATTATGAGGAATTCAAGAACGCCGCCCTGGAACAGTGGGGCTCCCAAATCCTAACGGAGCGGGGGGTAGGAGAGGCGGAGGTCGCAGAAGAGAACTTGTCGCTTGACGACGAGGTTCCTTTTTGA
- a CDS encoding type II toxin-antitoxin system RelE family toxin, whose translation MRELTIKPSGLNDLFSLPRDVYPMVLEKVKRLQEDPRPDGHVKKKVVQHPNLYRLRAGDFRIFYTFDDGAVYLLAIRRRQEATYAAHEVPAAVASGPSPDLPAVPDDLPDEDGTGLPAASRTVAEQTAAALAQPAAPRPLPRAITPEWLRDLLIPPEFHPELCRCRHEDDLLDARVPAWVQERVLDNLYPRTLGERLAQPDLVVPEAEDLQRYREGDLLGFLLRLDPEQARRIDGSARGPAGIKGGPGSGKSTVALYRVRRILDRAAAGGGPAPRILFNTFTNALTRFSEQLLRQLLGERAQLVTVSTADHVARTVLSHVENVPEPADRQSLLHILGEVRSRFVPPAPGRFEQAARKAALDRLRADRTCRGVPLPTGLREAARYMTGNDLDLEAPEVKVMTLHSAKGLEFPIVAVLGLRDGTIPRVPPDLSAEEVEEETQAFRRLLFVGLTRAMRALLVCYPVSRPSPFVAELDPAYWQVGWAVPGS comes from the coding sequence GTGCGCGAGCTGACCATCAAGCCGAGTGGCCTGAACGACCTCTTCAGCCTGCCCCGCGACGTCTACCCAATGGTGCTCGAGAAGGTGAAGCGGCTTCAGGAGGACCCCCGGCCCGACGGCCACGTCAAGAAGAAGGTCGTCCAGCACCCCAACCTGTACCGCCTGCGGGCCGGCGACTTCCGGATCTTCTACACCTTCGACGATGGGGCCGTCTACCTGCTGGCCATCCGCCGGCGCCAGGAGGCAACGTACGCGGCGCACGAGGTACCGGCGGCGGTCGCCTCCGGCCCATCGCCCGACCTCCCCGCCGTCCCCGACGACCTCCCCGACGAGGACGGCACCGGTCTTCCCGCCGCCTCCCGGACGGTTGCCGAGCAGACGGCCGCCGCCCTCGCACAGCCGGCCGCGCCCCGCCCGCTCCCCCGGGCCATCACGCCAGAGTGGCTCCGCGACCTCCTCATCCCGCCCGAGTTCCACCCCGAGCTGTGCCGCTGCAGGCACGAGGACGACCTGCTCGACGCCCGAGTCCCTGCCTGGGTGCAGGAGCGGGTCCTGGACAACCTGTACCCGCGCACCCTCGGCGAGCGCCTCGCACAGCCCGACCTCGTCGTCCCCGAGGCCGAGGACCTGCAGCGCTACCGGGAGGGCGACCTCCTCGGCTTCCTCCTCCGGCTCGACCCCGAGCAAGCCCGCCGGATCGACGGGTCCGCCCGGGGCCCCGCCGGCATCAAAGGCGGGCCCGGCAGCGGCAAGAGCACGGTCGCCCTCTACCGGGTCCGGCGCATCCTGGACCGTGCGGCGGCCGGGGGCGGCCCCGCCCCGCGCATTCTCTTCAACACCTTCACGAACGCGCTGACCCGCTTCAGCGAGCAGCTCCTGCGCCAGCTCCTGGGCGAGCGGGCGCAGCTGGTCACCGTCAGCACCGCCGACCACGTGGCCCGGACCGTGCTGAGTCACGTCGAGAACGTACCCGAACCGGCCGACCGCCAGAGCCTCCTCCACATCCTCGGCGAGGTCCGGTCCCGGTTCGTCCCGCCTGCACCCGGCCGCTTCGAGCAGGCGGCCCGGAAGGCCGCGCTCGACCGGCTCCGGGCTGACCGCACCTGCCGGGGCGTGCCGCTGCCGACCGGCCTGCGGGAGGCAGCCCGCTACATGACGGGGAACGACCTGGACCTGGAGGCGCCGGAGGTCAAAGTGATGACCCTGCACTCCGCTAAGGGGCTGGAGTTCCCCATCGTGGCCGTTCTGGGGCTCCGGGACGGGACGATCCCCCGCGTGCCCCCGGACCTGTCCGCGGAGGAGGTGGAAGAGGAGACGCAGGCCTTCCGGCGGCTCCTCTTCGTCGGCCTCACCCGGGCGATGCGGGCCCTGCTCGTGTGCTATCCGGTGTCCCGCCCGTCGCCGTTCGTGGCGGAGCTCGATCCTGCGTACTGGCAGGTGGGGTGGGCGGTGCCGGGGTCGTAG